CATTAGCGCAAAAAGATACTATCAATAGCGCACTAAAAAGCAAGGGCGGAGAAATTGGGTGGGTCGCAGATTCCCTCCAATCTTTGTCACCAGCAGTTTATAAAGAAATTAGCACACTCAAACCCGGACAGATCGGCGTCACTCAAGGATCCCACGGATATGATGTGATTGAGTTACAAGCGACTAAAGCCGCTCAAGAAAGTCCGTTCAGTCAGGTTGAAAGCGAAATTAAAAGTAACTTGCTCCAAACCGCCCAGGGAAACGCCTATCAAACTTTTGCAGGAAAAATTGAAAAACAGGCGAAAGTCACCATTTATTTCAAATAATCCGGTGTTCATGAAAAACTCGCCTCTTGATGGGGCGAGTTTTTCATTGTCTTTTCTTACGATTTTGGTGGAGAAAAATCACTTCCAACCGTAATTTTGACATCCCACGGTGTTGTATGATACGCCGTAAAAGAATTGACTGACGGACCCGTTAACGATGCCAATCGCGAACCCAACCACTTATCCCCCGTGGTGTTTAGAATGACGGTGCGGTGATGATTATGGTGATTAGCCCATCCAATTCCCACCACACTATAACCTTGCGCTGTTAAGAGGTGTGCTAACTCTTCGGCGGGAGCAAGCGTGCTGGTTCCACTCGCAACAAATATTTTTAAGCTTTTCTTTTGCGCTTTCGTTAATGGCGAAGCTAATAATACATCTTGAATCAAGATATTGGTTAAATGCGGGTCATACGTCCAATAACTAAGCTGTTGATGCATATACGGATCCATATACGTCGATCCATATCCCGGCACTGTTGCGAAACGGACGGTATGAAGTGGTACGTGTTGAGCAGCTAACCCTAATGCAATTAATTGATTGACAGAGAGATTCGTATAACTCAGGGCTTGAATAACGTCATGAGCGATTTTTGGCCAATGAATAATATTTTGAGGTTTCAACATCTGTTGAGCTATATCTCGTAATAGCTGTTGCTGCTGTTGAATTCGACCAATATCACCCATCTGCGTTTCCCGAAACCGTGCAAATTCTAAAACTTGTTTACCATTTAAATGATGAATCCCTTTCTTTAAATTAATGCCCAAAGGATCCCCATTGGCTTCATAGACTTCATTTTGCGGCACATTCACTGTCAGTCCGCCCATATCGTTAATGACTTTTTCAAATTGGAACATGCTCATATAAGCATAATAATCAACGGGCACATGAAACGTATTTTGAATCACCCGGATCATTTCCGGGACACCGCCAAAATACGTAGCCTCTGCGATCTTCGTTTTACCAATGCCAGGAATAAAGACCCTCGTATCGCGGGGAATGGATAACACGCCAATTTTTTTTGTCTGCGGGTCGAAAGACACGAGAATGATGGTATCGGCCCGGTCACGCACTTTACCATTTTTGATAACCTGATTGTTTACCGTCGCCAATGAACTTCCCATAAGTAAAAATGTTATGCGATGATCGAATGCTGGATTGCCGGAGGCTTGGTTATAGTGGATTACTTTGGGTGTCAACAACAAGTTTTTCGGATTCGCATAATATTGATATACGCCATATCCCGCCATGCCTAATATCAAGATTATGCCTAGAAGCCACGCCCAAAATCGTCCTCGTTTTCGCCGTGTCTTTTTAGTTAAATCCGAACGTTTCATGGAAACCACTTTATCTACCTCCTACATCGTTCATTGTCTACGGTGCCCATGGCTATCCTTTAGCAATATTACTACTATACACTGTTTGACAAAGATATAGGGTTTTCTCATCCGAAAGCGATGGGCTTGTCAGAAAATTTCTAGGTCGTTATACTCGGAATGATTTTATTGATTTCATAGAGAATCGAGGGTATAGTCATGCATCGCAAATTTTTTTTAGCAAGCTTTGTCTTTATTCTTCCTGTCCTGTTAACGGGCTGTGGTTCCTCGGCCCCTGAAACCGTTGCTCCGATAACCGGCACACAAATCGCCCACATGGTTCGCAGATGGCCCGTGCCTTTGCTATCGGGAAAAATGGTCAAGCCCTCGACTGTCATGATTAATCCCTTGTCATCTTCGCCTACCTCACTTTACGCAAATTTGATTAATAACAGCCTCAATAACGCCAGTATGGGGGTTCCTAGTAATTGGCGCGGATTAAGTGTCCCAGCGATGTGGATTACCGATGGCCGCACCACATTTAATGTCGGAATGTACCGGGGAATTACCGATAATCCCAGTCTCAATACAGCTGTACCCGTGACAAATCGTCGCATCGACTCGCTATTACTCCGTATTATGCACAATCATTACATGCTCTTATCTCGTAAAACGTACACCATTCTCATCCAAAAGATTCCGCCGACGACTGCGGACCGACTGGCCAACAGCGCTAGCAGCATTATTGAAAACTTGGACACGAGTTCTACCGCTCCCTCGTATTTAGTGTTATGGGTTGGTCAGAGTGCTCTCGCATCCCGCCCGTCAACGTAACTGTCAAGTAATAGTTTCAACAAATTCTTGAAAGAATCCCGTTAATAGGAAGAATCTCCACCATATTTTTGGAACAAAGTGAAGAAAATCTAGTCGTTTTGCTTAATTTTATGGTATGGTTTCTATGTACTAATCCTTGTTCATCCCTTCCTTGGGATGAGATAGATAATTTTGATAACTTGACAAGTGTAGCAGGAGGAACGTCAATGAAACACGTCACAAAGTGGGGGGCAATCGCCGCCATAGGATTAGCCACCGTCGGATTGGCCGGTTGTGGCACAGCTCCAATCGATGCATCACAATTTATGCAAGTTCATCCCGCTTCAAAAACTGTGGACTTGAAAATTGTCGGGGAATACAGTAGTAGTCAACAGGTTAATACTTTTGACGGATATACCAACGGGCAATTGGTCGTGACCATTCCGGTCGGTTATCACGTCAACATGGATTTTGTGAACAATGGTCCTATTCCCGAAGCCATAGGGATTTATAAGCATGACCATTTAGCATTTCCTAATGCCGGTATGCCCTATCAGCAAGTCATGGTTAACCCTTCAGCAGGACTCTTACCGGGACAGTCGCAATCATTTAGTTTTACTGCGACACAAGTCGGAACCTATAAATTAGCAAATGTTCTAAATGGTAATAACAATAATTCCCCTACAAGCGGACAATGGGACATTGTTAAAGTTGTCTCATCAGGCTCACCGAGTATGTCCACCACTTGATTTCTCAAATCTTGAAAAAGTATACAATAGTCTGTTATTTGGCGATCGTGGCTATAGGCCAACGATCGCCTGCCTTTTGGTAAGGATTCATGAGCTGTGTTAAAATGTGAACATGTAACGGTAAAAATGCTGCTATCGGCATGATGGTTCAGGTTTTCGTTTACGAAAGGGTAAATTATGAAAACGATTTATTGTCCGACCAAAACGCTTAGACCCGTGATTCTCGATATTGCGCGTGCTATGGAAACCGTCAATCACGGGGAATGCCTCCAAATAATCTCGGACAAATCTTTCTTGGTGCGTGAAGCGAAAGCCTTTGCCCATATGCAAGGCTGCGAAGTCATTCGTATAACGCATCGCGATGTCAGGACATTTACCTTATCTTGTGATGACGATGATCAATTTAGCTGGAACCGCCATGACCCGATAGTGGATCACGAATGGCTTATTTGGCTCAAAAAACCTGAACGCGCTCAACAACACACAGATATCTCATACGACGGGGTGGATTATGGACCGTAAACTCGATGAGACAGATATTAAGCTCCTGAAGTATTTTAAAACGCTAGGGCCAGATTATGCGAAATTATTAGCCGCACGCTTTAACATGGATGTAGCGGCTATGCGTGAACGCCTCAATTATTTAGAATCGCTGAACTTCATTGAACGGGTGGAAGGCCGGATTGTCAAGTATTATCACCGACGTATGAAAAGTGTCAAACACCGCAATCATACGTACTATATGATATCGCGCGAAGGCGATCATTTTCTTCGTCAACAAGAAGAAGTGCCGGAAATCACGTGGAAAAAACCCCGGCGATAGGGTTCGAAATGAAAGCCTCGCGCATGGCGGGAGGCTTTGATTGTTGACATTACTTTCGTCCCTTTTTTTTGTGTTGGGTTTTCCTAGCCATCCTTCTCGCTCATCTTCTGCACAGTGGTTGCAAATTGATCCCCGAAGACATACTGCAACATTGATGGTGATCGCCCATTTTAATGACATGAACAACGGCTATAACCTCAACGGCGGTTATAACGGCAATATGACCATCAATATTCCAGAAAGTACCCGGGTCACAGTAACATTCATTAACAACGCGCCCCATCAATTCCATTCCTTAGCATTAATTGGTCCCCATGGGCTGAGCGCCACTCGTCCCATCCTTGCCGGTGCCAGTATATCGGCTCCACTTCAGGGCATTATTGGCCCACATAGCTACGCCGTCTTTACCTTTATGACGCCAAACCGGCCCCGCCATTACCGGCTGGCTTGTCTCCGACCGGGCCACCTCGGCTATGGAATGTATTTAGATCTCAACGTGACGCCTTCAAATCAATAAAAAAACTGGCAACCGCCAGTTTTTTTGTGCTTCATTCGGCCCCAATTCTATAACCATGCCATAACAAAATATCCGGCCATTATCACAAAGAGAGCACTCAATACGAAAAACAACCCAAATACCGCTACATCTATCAGTTCCGATTGAAGCCATCCCGATCGATTTTCCGCTGCGATCATTTCCATGCCGGGTTCGTATTGAGCCATGATAAACGCCTCCCATATGTGATACTTTTGAACTGGTTTTATTATAGCTCTTGCGAACTAGTTTGCCTAGTCAGTTTGCATTATTTTATTTTAATTTTTTCATTGCTATTAGTCCGTAAGGACTGCTCTATAATCTCTATATTATCTTAGACATTCTCATCGGAAAAATGTCGGCAAAATATAAAGAGACCGATTTGTGATATGACCCACAAATCGGTCTCCTGTTTAAACCTCCGAAACTAGGACTGCACCGCAATCCATGTAAATTCATCGATACGCACCTCTCCTATGCCGTGACAAATGCGGCATACGGTATATCCCCTCTCCCCACAACGTAGACATCCTTCTCCTTCA
The Sulfobacillus thermosulfidooxidans DNA segment above includes these coding regions:
- a CDS encoding LCP family protein → MKRSDLTKKTRRKRGRFWAWLLGIILILGMAGYGVYQYYANPKNLLLTPKVIHYNQASGNPAFDHRITFLLMGSSLATVNNQVIKNGKVRDRADTIILVSFDPQTKKIGVLSIPRDTRVFIPGIGKTKIAEATYFGGVPEMIRVIQNTFHVPVDYYAYMSMFQFEKVINDMGGLTVNVPQNEVYEANGDPLGINLKKGIHHLNGKQVLEFARFRETQMGDIGRIQQQQQLLRDIAQQMLKPQNIIHWPKIAHDVIQALSYTNLSVNQLIALGLAAQHVPLHTVRFATVPGYGSTYMDPYMHQQLSYWTYDPHLTNILIQDVLLASPLTKAQKKSLKIFVASGTSTLAPAEELAHLLTAQGYSVVGIGWANHHNHHRTVILNTTGDKWLGSRLASLTGPSVNSFTAYHTTPWDVKITVGSDFSPPKS
- a CDS encoding sulfocyanin-like copper-binding protein; this encodes MKHVTKWGAIAAIGLATVGLAGCGTAPIDASQFMQVHPASKTVDLKIVGEYSSSQQVNTFDGYTNGQLVVTIPVGYHVNMDFVNNGPIPEAIGIYKHDHLAFPNAGMPYQQVMVNPSAGLLPGQSQSFSFTATQVGTYKLANVLNGNNNNSPTSGQWDIVKVVSSGSPSMSTT
- a CDS encoding DUF2250 domain-containing protein codes for the protein MDRKLDETDIKLLKYFKTLGPDYAKLLAARFNMDVAAMRERLNYLESLNFIERVEGRIVKYYHRRMKSVKHRNHTYYMISREGDHFLRQQEEVPEITWKKPRR
- a CDS encoding sulfocyanin-like copper-binding protein, giving the protein MLTLLSSLFFVLGFPSHPSRSSSAQWLQIDPRRHTATLMVIAHFNDMNNGYNLNGGYNGNMTINIPESTRVTVTFINNAPHQFHSLALIGPHGLSATRPILAGASISAPLQGIIGPHSYAVFTFMTPNRPRHYRLACLRPGHLGYGMYLDLNVTPSNQ